The Streptomyces spororaveus genome includes a region encoding these proteins:
- a CDS encoding GNAT family N-acetyltransferase: MSQPRLATPADAPEISRLRSENILSEPLDPLWLNRCTGQLAERLASGGDARAYVVDAPDGRLASCALGLVHKVLPAPKYPKGLAVRIHAVATDPDHRRRGHAKAALTALLDHLEAEGVTLYELYANEGSTPLYEGLGFASNRMLMRMTRFAVPLDGRAS; the protein is encoded by the coding sequence ATGTCCCAGCCCCGCCTGGCCACACCCGCCGACGCGCCGGAGATCTCCCGCCTGCGCTCGGAGAACATCCTGTCTGAGCCCCTGGACCCGCTCTGGCTGAACCGGTGCACAGGCCAGCTCGCCGAACGCCTCGCATCCGGAGGCGACGCGCGCGCCTACGTCGTCGACGCCCCCGACGGCCGCCTGGCCAGCTGCGCCCTGGGTCTCGTCCACAAGGTCCTGCCGGCCCCCAAGTACCCGAAGGGGCTTGCCGTACGGATCCACGCGGTGGCCACCGACCCCGATCACCGGCGCCGTGGCCACGCCAAGGCCGCGCTCACCGCGCTCCTGGACCATCTGGAAGCCGAAGGGGTCACCCTCTACGAGCTGTACGCGAACGAGGGCTCGACCCCGCTCTACGAAGGGCTCGGATTCGCGAGTAATCGGATGCTAATGCGGATGACCCGCTTCGCCGTCCCGCTCGACGGGAGGGCATCGTGA
- a CDS encoding phosphotransferase, with protein sequence MSGPQRHREVIDVHLILRREGPDGPEVLLSRRAGDVYASGMWHFPSGHLDPDEDMVSAVIREAREETGVLIDPKDVTVAVIVHHRPPVGAGSRFGVFFEVCRWSGQPEVMEPYRCDDMGWYPLEGGLAEPIVAYCRAGLDAYRAGLPAAVHFQEPGDVIPYAAQGPDRTLLLPGPSVDGPGLPHKLREFAERAVGRITGAEDVSWVRTGSRVWRITGAGGGTWYLKRHRGAKFHDREVAALRAWAPVLGAKAPRLVAADRQAQAIVVTALTGRPLHGMALDPATEVQVQHGLGRLAAALHGAAPAQPAVPSPALAKIERHLRAAGPYLPVGDEDLVLALARAYADLPTPPAVPTHGDLQYRNVLISDDGDQLLLDFERSEYASATRDMVRLSDTWTGRDDLRAAFLDGYGRLLDPDEELRLDCEAAFDAVSGIAYGMSHGDPEVTERGRRTLLRLHTARRP encoded by the coding sequence GTGAGCGGCCCGCAGCGCCACCGCGAGGTAATCGACGTCCACCTGATCCTGCGCCGCGAAGGCCCAGACGGCCCGGAAGTGCTGCTGTCGCGCCGTGCCGGCGACGTGTACGCCTCCGGCATGTGGCATTTCCCGTCGGGACATCTCGATCCCGACGAGGACATGGTCTCGGCCGTCATCAGGGAGGCACGCGAGGAGACTGGTGTCCTCATCGATCCCAAAGACGTGACCGTGGCCGTGATCGTCCACCACCGCCCGCCGGTCGGTGCCGGGAGCCGTTTCGGCGTGTTCTTCGAGGTCTGCCGGTGGTCGGGACAGCCGGAGGTGATGGAGCCGTACCGGTGCGACGACATGGGCTGGTACCCGCTGGAGGGCGGGCTGGCGGAGCCGATCGTGGCGTACTGCCGGGCCGGCCTGGACGCCTACCGTGCCGGGCTGCCCGCAGCCGTCCACTTCCAGGAGCCGGGCGACGTGATCCCCTACGCGGCCCAGGGCCCCGACCGCACCCTTCTGCTGCCCGGCCCATCCGTCGACGGGCCCGGACTCCCCCACAAGCTGCGGGAGTTCGCCGAGCGGGCCGTGGGCCGGATCACCGGAGCCGAGGACGTCTCCTGGGTACGGACCGGGAGCAGGGTCTGGCGGATCACCGGTGCCGGCGGGGGCACCTGGTACCTCAAGCGGCACCGGGGGGCCAAGTTCCATGACAGGGAGGTTGCCGCGCTCCGGGCGTGGGCACCGGTACTCGGTGCGAAGGCCCCGCGGCTGGTCGCGGCCGACCGCCAGGCGCAGGCGATCGTTGTCACGGCGCTCACCGGTCGGCCGCTGCACGGCATGGCCCTGGATCCGGCGACGGAGGTACAGGTTCAGCACGGTCTGGGGCGCCTGGCAGCCGCCTTGCACGGCGCCGCTCCCGCGCAGCCCGCGGTCCCTTCCCCGGCGCTGGCCAAGATCGAGCGGCACCTGAGAGCGGCCGGACCGTACCTGCCCGTCGGCGACGAGGACCTGGTCCTCGCTCTGGCCCGCGCGTACGCGGACCTGCCCACGCCTCCCGCCGTGCCGACACACGGGGACCTGCAGTACCGCAACGTTCTGATCAGCGACGACGGCGATCAGCTGCTGCTGGATTTCGAGCGCTCCGAGTACGCGTCCGCCACCCGGGACATGGTGCGGCTCTCCGACACCTGGACCGGCCGAGACGACCTGAGGGCCGCGTTCCTAGACGGGTACGGCAGGCTGCTCGACCCGGACGAGGAGCTGCGCCTGGACTGCGAGGCGGCCTTCGACGCGGTCTCGGGCATCGCCTACGGCATGTCGCACGGCGACCCCGAGGTCACCGAACGCGGACGCCGGACCCTGCTGCGCCTCCACACCGCCCGCCGCCCGTAA